The genomic window AGTCGGCGATGGTGACCTCAACCTCAACACCAGGTTCAATGGTGATGGATGTGATTTGCTTGACCACATCAGGAGAGCTGAAGAGATCAATCACTCGCTTGTGCACCCTAAGTTCAAATCTGTCCCATGTATTGGTTCCTGTTTACAACACCAATAGTTAAAAGAGTCTCAGCCAATGTGAAGAAGATACTTGAAGTATTGAGCACAATCACATGTTCTAAGATCTAAATCCGCGACACTTTAGGAACGGTTCCCAAAACTCAAGCTCTAGTGTTTTTGAAGACATAAAAGATGAGAGAACCAGAAGTATACCTTCACCACAGGGAGCTTTTCGGGTAGTGATCTTGAGAACCTTAGTGGGCATTCTCACTGGTCCCTTGACTCTAAGTCTCTTGTCCTTAGCTCCACGAACCAAATCAGTGCACACTACATATATCATTTGCAGCAACAGAGCAAAAACATTTATTCAGTATTCAATAATTGGAACATCTCTCAGATAGCCTCAAAATACTCTAATGTAACCTAAGACTAGTGCAACGCATTTCCCTAGAACTTAGAGAGGTGATTAAGAAAAGAAGTAAAACCTTTCTCAAGGTTCTTGACATTCTTGGAGGAGAGAGTAATCCTGATCTTGTGAATCTGCTCGAGTGGCTCTTCCAAACCAGC from Arabidopsis thaliana chromosome 3, partial sequence includes these protein-coding regions:
- a CDS encoding Ribosomal protein S10p/S20e family protein (Ribosomal protein S10p/S20e family protein; FUNCTIONS IN: structural constituent of ribosome, RNA binding; INVOLVED IN: translation; LOCATED IN: cytosolic small ribosomal subunit, small ribosomal subunit; EXPRESSED IN: guard cell; CONTAINS InterPro DOMAIN/s: Ribosomal protein S10, conserved site (InterPro:IPR018268), Ribosomal protein S10, eukaryotic/archaeal (InterPro:IPR005729), Ribosomal protein S10 (InterPro:IPR001848); BEST Arabidopsis thaliana protein match is: Ribosomal protein S10p/S20e family protein (TAIR:AT5G62300.2); Has 7518 Blast hits to 7518 proteins in 2618 species: Archae - 271; Bacteria - 4774; Metazoa - 380; Fungi - 145; Plants - 182; Viruses - 0; Other Eukaryotes - 1766 (source: NCBI BLink).) gives rise to the protein MATAYQPMKPGKAGLEEPLEQIHKIRITLSSKNVKNLEKVCTDLVRGAKDKRLRVKGPVRMPTKVLKITTRKAPCGEGTNTWDRFELRVHKRVIDLFSSPDVVKQITSITIEPGVEVEVTIADS